The following are encoded in a window of Paenibacillus polymyxa genomic DNA:
- a CDS encoding TPM domain-containing protein has translation MKKHRAIIAVLLFFAVFLAVPMEMKGEPATTEMKPLIYDEAGLLNQEEYDVLNTMANQYGAERETDIIIYTTLNPDNMDVMKMTQDFYDDHGPGYDRSHGNAVILTMDMRNREVYLAGFYKAERYLDDDRLTKIRHEISPDLTNGNYGLAFQKYILSAHKYLAIRPGVNPDSIFFKGWLHLAVALGLAALIVGKMVSNSGGRVTVNRQTYEDANASGVLEHRDQYLHTTTTKRKIEKSSSSSSSGGGGGTTSGGHSHSGSRGSF, from the coding sequence TTGAAAAAGCATAGAGCCATTATAGCCGTCTTGTTGTTCTTTGCTGTTTTTCTGGCAGTTCCTATGGAAATGAAGGGCGAACCAGCAACGACAGAAATGAAGCCATTGATTTATGATGAAGCGGGTCTGCTCAATCAGGAAGAGTATGATGTGTTGAACACTATGGCTAATCAATACGGAGCGGAAAGAGAAACGGACATTATTATTTATACTACCCTCAATCCCGACAATATGGATGTTATGAAAATGACGCAGGACTTTTATGATGACCATGGCCCTGGGTATGACAGATCTCATGGGAACGCGGTCATTTTAACGATGGATATGAGAAATAGAGAGGTGTACTTGGCCGGATTTTATAAGGCAGAACGGTATCTGGATGATGACAGGCTTACTAAAATACGCCATGAGATTAGCCCGGATCTGACGAACGGCAACTATGGGCTGGCATTTCAAAAGTATATTCTAAGCGCGCACAAATATTTGGCCATCCGTCCAGGGGTGAATCCAGACAGTATATTTTTTAAAGGATGGCTTCATTTGGCGGTGGCGCTGGGATTGGCAGCGTTGATCGTGGGTAAGATGGTTTCCAATTCTGGCGGTCGGGTTACGGTAAATCGGCAGACCTACGAGGATGCGAACGCTTCAGGAGTTCTGGAGCATCGAGATCAGTATCTTCACACAACGACAACGAAACGGAAGATTGAAAAGAGCAGCAGTAGCAGCAGCTCAGGCGGTGGTGGCGGAACTACCAGCGGCGGTCATTCGCATAGCGGCAGCAGAGGATCATTTTAA
- a CDS encoding SPFH domain-containing protein, giving the protein MGFFRNQFANVVEWEEFRDDMIFWKWSNREIKKGSKLIIRSGQDAIFVNNGKIEGIFENEGSYNMDSDIIPFLSTLKGFKFGFNSGMRVEVLFVNTKEFTVKWGTQNPVLIPTPQLPGGMPIRANGTFNFKVNDYVTLIDKIAGVKDSYLVEDVKIRITSVLDQLLMKWISREGKDMFNLQANASDISKGIQEDLDMQVMDNGMTITGFHVMSFNYPQEIQDMITKTASHEMIGNLQKYQQVTMTDGIASGNVKGGGAASDMASMMMGMNIANEMMKNLNPNPKPSAETQPTPAAPSPSGDGNKPNFCPNCGTKNEGANFCPNCGQKLNG; this is encoded by the coding sequence ATGGGATTCTTCAGAAATCAATTTGCAAATGTTGTAGAGTGGGAAGAATTTAGAGATGATATGATTTTCTGGAAGTGGAGTAATCGTGAAATTAAAAAAGGCAGTAAGTTAATTATCCGCTCCGGTCAAGACGCGATTTTTGTAAATAACGGCAAAATAGAGGGTATTTTTGAGAATGAAGGGTCGTATAACATGGACTCTGACATTATTCCATTTCTATCGACATTAAAAGGGTTTAAATTTGGTTTTAACAGTGGCATGAGGGTAGAGGTCTTATTCGTTAATACGAAGGAGTTTACGGTCAAATGGGGGACGCAGAATCCAGTGCTGATCCCGACCCCCCAGCTGCCAGGCGGTATGCCGATCCGTGCCAATGGCACATTTAATTTTAAAGTGAACGATTATGTTACGCTCATCGATAAGATTGCCGGAGTGAAGGACAGTTATCTCGTTGAGGATGTGAAAATACGCATTACTTCGGTGTTGGATCAGTTATTGATGAAGTGGATCAGCAGAGAAGGAAAGGACATGTTCAATCTGCAGGCGAATGCTTCTGACATTTCAAAAGGTATTCAAGAAGATCTGGATATGCAAGTGATGGACAATGGTATGACGATTACTGGCTTTCATGTGATGAGCTTCAATTATCCTCAAGAAATCCAAGATATGATCACGAAGACAGCTTCTCATGAAATGATCGGTAATCTGCAAAAGTACCAGCAAGTGACGATGACGGACGGGATTGCATCGGGTAATGTAAAAGGCGGTGGTGCTGCCTCAGATATGGCGAGTATGATGATGGGGATGAATATAGCAAATGAAATGATGAAAAATTTGAACCCGAACCCCAAGCCTTCGGCTGAGACTCAGCCTACACCTGCTGCCCCCTCTCCATCTGGAGACGGTAATAAGCCCAATTTTTGTCCGAATTGCGGTACAAAAAACGAAGGAGCTAATTTCTGTCCGAATTGTGGACAAAAATTGAACGGATAA